One Littorina saxatilis isolate snail1 linkage group LG11, US_GU_Lsax_2.0, whole genome shotgun sequence genomic window, ggaGATGTACGTACACATACATGCATCTTCTAAAATGTGATGCTTGGACTGCGATAGGAGTACTTGGTTCTCTGTTGTGGTCgtgatccaagggaagtaatttacaACTTCCGGTAGCAACGATCGATGGCTTAGTGGGACCATTGCATCTTCACTCTTCAACACCTCACTGTCCTGCTCTTTTAGCTCTCAGGCTTCTATATATCACCTGCTCTCGCGCCCTCCTTTCTGGCTGCTAATGTCAGCCTGCACAGACATTCTTTCCCTCCGCCTTATCGCCTTGTTCTTAATTCACCTCCTCTCTGGTGTGAATTTCAAGTGTGGACATCAAAGGTATTGGGTACACGTTTCCGTGTAACCAACGATCTTCCAGTTATTTGGTCGCAAAAGTAAAGAAAAAACCCCATTGTTCTCCTGGCGTTGTTACCAGCGTATACAATTACAAGAGTAAAATAATCATCAAATGTACTCACCTGGCATTGCCGCAGAACCGGGTGGCCCAGCGCATGGCTGTCAACGTCTTTAACGTAAGGTTGGAGTAGCTGTCCATGAAGTCATACATGATGATGTCACCGTGACGAGCCTGCTCCTCATGTGCGCTCTTCATGGAGCGTTCATCCTGGTGAAGGGATGGAGGGGAAATTTATTTCACGGCCAAAAAACAGACGTGAATGTATCGAGAGTCGGTGAAGAACCGGCtgactgaatttttttttaaagcaagcagacagaaagacagacagacaagacagacaaaaagaaaactaGAAAGACAGACATCAGAGAGACATAAGGGATGCCGAGAAGACAaggaaggcagacagacagacagacagaaaaaacaacaagtcgcgtaaggcgaaaatacaatatttagtcaagtagctgtcgaactcacagaatgaaactgaacgcaacgcaacgcagcaagaccgtatactcgtagcatcgtcactccaccgcccgtggcaaaggcagtgcccgtggaattgacaagaagagcggggtattcgttgcgctgagaacgatagcacgcttttctgtacctctcttcgttttaactttctgagcgtgtttttaatccaaacatatcatatctatatatgtttggaatcaggaaccgacaaggaataagatgaaagtgtttttaaattgatttcgaaaaaaaaattttgataataatttttatatatttaattttcagagcttgtttttaatccgaatataacatatttatatgtttttggaatcagcaaataatggagaataagataaacgtaaatttggatcgttttataaatttttatttttttttacaattttccgatttttaatgaccaaagtcattaattaatttgcctgccaaacggttgtgtgacgtgtctagtgtgttggcgaagtgtcttgtgcttgtcacttctcgctttcagccctcaccgctggctagcaccgtctgtcctttttaggacaatgcgaaaagagagcagaatgcgtcagtctctcctgccagtacaataacctctccacaacaagccctatgtagtgcctccatcgcggcgacaggcgtaaactgggtaccgcaaggccccaggctagactacaaggactcggaggaggttggcccctagacgtgcggcatgcgggcccaccggtgtgtggaaacgcccaggtgcccacgaaccaacctccagctatgggtcaaatagccgggcaggataggctcgtcaaccctggcaggcagctatcctaagagaagaccactctgaattcaaaacgagggtagaggaggctcatcatccatggaaggaaactcgtctaggagaaggaaaactccgaaatgaaacccacgcagtccctcgaagacggaacggcactggccttttttaggcggggagcagaccgggtgcctacgctatcctcgacaaatggttgtgtcatcaacgaatcgaattaattaatttttaagccaccaagctgaaatgcaataccgaagtccgggctttgtcgaagattacttgaccaaaatttcaaccaatttggttgaaaaatgagggcgtgacaatgccgcctcaactttcacgaaaagccggatatgacgtcatcaaagacatttatcaaaaaaatgaaaaaaatgttcggggatttcatacccaggaactctcatgtcaaatttcataaagatcggtccagtagtttagtctgaatcgctctacacacacacacagacagacagacagacagacagacagacagacagacacacgcacatacaccacgaccctcgtttcgattccccctcgatgttaaaatatttagtcaaaacttgactaaatataaaaactagaAAGacaaacacgcttaaaccaaagatAAACATCAAAAGGACATTAGGGATGATGGGAAGACAAGATAGGCAGACTAAGAGACAAACAGGAAGGCAGGCCGACaggcacgcagacagacagacagacagacagacaaacaggaaagCAGACAGACAGCACGGTAAGAAGGACGTCAAGCTGACGGAAGGACGGACAAAAAGACAACTGTAAAGGCGCCAAAGATAATTCTTGTCAAGCAAACATCGTAATTAAATGAACTTTCGTCGGACAGGTAAATACAAATTCAAGAAAAACTACCTGTGAAACAAGCGGTGTCAgctaacagagagagagagagagagagagagagagagagagagagagagagagagagagagagagagagagagagagagagagagagaaatagcaGTGGTAACCAAACAGCAAACCAACtcaaagggaaacaaccccttgCACTAACCTTGACCCTTCCTAAGAGGAAGACGTGCCTGATGTGCGCCGTGTTATTACGCGTCACGGACGCCCACGTGTCACGTATCGCTTGGCGTCTGTCCACCGCCCCGTGAGTGGTCAGTATCACGATGACCATCTCCACTTTCTGGCTTCTGTTTCCCATGCCCGTATTGCACACACCACAGTTTTCTATAAGCCCCGGAAAATTCGCGTTGAAACAGCCGTTACAGCTCACCGGACGGGTACCGTTGGGTAGAGACTGACTTTTGAAAGTGAAGGTCTGGTTGGACGTAGCTGTCGGTCCCTGCCTGGCCAGTTTACAATGGTCCATGATAGAAGGTGGTGGAACTGCTCCAAGAAACGATCCTAGCAGCACACTGGATTCTACGGATGGCACTCGCTGAGttgtgagtttttttttattctgttgAGCGTTTGAAAACGGCGTAGTGGTGAAGAATGAGGCAGGCGCATCGTGGAAGGATGAGTTATCGATAAGATTCCTCACTGAAGTCCCCGCGATAATGCGAAACACCTCGCCAACACTGACCTTTAGGTCAGTTCCAACATTTTGAGAGCTGGCTGGCGAATGGCTGAGGTtctacacagagacagaaattgAATGTTTTTTCATTGCCTGGGTCAAATCAGATTTTTACAGTTGAgaaatttcacaaagacaaaaaatgcacaaaaatcACGGGTTGTTGATTTAACCATACGTTGAAATTCagttatgtctgtctgtctgtctgtctgtctgtctgtctgtctcgtcacTGTGGGTTGTATATACTTCATGTTTACATTAAGTTAAGAGCTTGACCACTATCACAATTTAAAAACTGCGATATTAGTGAATCTGGTCTGTAACTTTAACCAAACGGTTCAATTTTAACTATATACATGTACCTGTTGGGTCTCTGGGCTGAGAACCGAGCGACTAGCCGAGGATGCCATAGAAGGCATACCCCGCTGTCTAATGGGGTAATCACGTTGAAGGCCTTTAGATGCAGAGTAGCGCTGGTGACTGGCCTCCAGTCGCTGATCGTTCAAGGTGACCTCCAGTACCACCAGACAAAAGGCCGTGAAGCCCAGAAGACACACCAAGCTGATCTTCAGCGTGTTCCTGGAAACTGATGACGCCATAGCACGTGCCGGGCTTGGCTTTCTTTTTGAAAGGATGAGGTTTTTTCTCAGGCAGGCAAGGTGGCGGGTGTTATGTATGGTCGACGAGTTTTCACATCCAAAATGGATGTCGGTCCATGTTTTGATGGTGTTGTTGTGAGTTTGCTACGTAGTTTGTCATAATATCTGGGACGTATTTTGAGAAAAACTAAATTGTTGCAGACTTTGTACAAGCCTCTTTTCCACTTGATGTGTTAATTACAGAAGCCATTATTTTAGACACGAAAAAAAAACTGCAACGGGAAAGGTTTCAAGAGCCATGTTTCCAACAGCAACTTACTATGTCGAAACAGGAACCTTGAAGCAGAACAAAGGCACTAATCCTCCAAAATGGCCGAAGTGACATTCAAAGGCACACCTAGCTATTATAACACATACATAACTGCTGATTGTTGACTAGCTGTTTGTCACCCCGATGGACCACGAACCAGCAACGATCATATCAGAAGGAAGAAGGACATTCGCAGAAAGTCGATCACAGGTGATAACTCGTAGTATATGAACTGTAGTGTAAGTACGTATTCCTCTTGCCAGAGATTCAGCTCCGCCTTTCCTGTTCCTGTCCCGTTCACATCAATTCTGGTTCCTGcacacataacaaaaacaaaaatctttgcAACTTTCGCATCGCATTTCTTTTACTCCCGGGACATTACCCAACGCAGTAACGTAAATGCTTCGCAGTTACTAGGCTCCTCTAGCAACCTAGACATTTCTTTTTGATGAAAGTAAACATGTGcatggcgtctaaatattaatgtaaacaaaacgaaagttatagttttttccaggggtaaaattagaaataaaccattgcatgtttacgtataatggcaatttaatcgaaatagtgtttgatgtaatgtacttgggccttaaaattaatcataataataaattttcagtcgcacagaagaatctatatgatcgtgcctcaagggcaatgtttgttcttttgcgtacttgtagacaattgtcactgcctgtggacatacaagttgacctgttcgataaaatgattgctccaattttactATACGGATGTGaggtatggggttttggttcctgtgaacttgctactaaacttcaattgcgtttttataaaattgttttcaaactaaaaaaatcaactccaaatgctatgatatttggtgaatttggaagatatccactagatgttaatatgaaatgtagaatgctttgctattggtataaactgattagtcctattcataaaaataaattttcaagtattgtgtattgctttacttataaattgtatatcaacaagatgattgaatctaattatttatgttttattgaaaaaaccttaaatgaaattggtctctctggcctttggacttttcaagaaaatgttcaatactcaagcgcatggtttaaaaagaaagtaaaaagaagcttgtatgaccagtatatccataaatggtttacagaaattggaaaaaaaatgttttggaattattgaatgtttaaagatatttttgcatgtgaagactatgtcacacacctgccatatcagcaatgtgtttcaatgatgaagtttagaacattaaataacaatttgcctgtacagaaagaacgttatcttaacatcccgaggtcagaaagaacttgcaccaaatgtgtatcacaagacataggtgatgaattcccttatttatttgtctgtgatttttttcaaagaagaaagagctgagttgttaccaccttactattggtaaaaacctaatgcacttacaTTTAAAAAGCTGTTTGCTACCACGAAAAAGAagttgctaaagaatattttggattttattaatagaatttgtaacagttattcttaattttttaatttttttatattttttatttactatattagcatatatcatgcttgtattgattgtatttattgttcaaaatgcccccaggggttatggactaataaaacttgaacttgcaTAAGTAAGAGTTAATGGTAAGCCTACCGTCTCATGTACCGTCTTAAACAAAAGGAATGTATAGTCTTTAAATGCACAATTCTTATATTGAAAATATTTGAGCTCACAATCTCAGATATGAGCGGGTTTTTATATCGGATAAGATGATCCTAACACTTGTAagataccaacaatgaacagccttggtgctctctgtgcactctgttttgtgtgtgggataAATTCATTAATCCATAAGAGAATTCCATCCCCCCACAGCAAGCAATCCGGGTGTTGATCGATAGTTAATTTTGACTGGTAAAAGTAATACGCTTAGGGCCGAAGAGTTTTTTTCAGTGGTTATATGATCATCATCATTTAATTTATATAGTCCAGTGACTACTAATTTGAATACTGCTATTGCACAGCTGCTGTAAACGACGCCATTTGAAAACTACAGACATTTACAGTCTTCGCCTGTTAAAGGGAAAATGTGAGTGACTCCGTGATTGTGTGAACAGGTCTTTCGAAAAAGAAATCTGCCGTGGATATATATCCGCAAAATGCGCGACGGCCTGTATTTAATCAGTCCTCAAACAAATCTGACATTTTTCTGTTAGGACATGATCCTTGATGATCATTTTAATAATTCTTGATTTGATACGTATGCTCTCCTTGGGTTGTCTGTAAAACATTATGTACGCCATTTTCCCAATGTAATTCGtgtaaattaattttttttcttcttcatatacataat contains:
- the LOC138979913 gene encoding beta-1,3-galactosyltransferase 5-like — protein: MASSVSRNTLKISLVCLLGFTAFCLVVLEVTLNDQRLEASHQRYSASKGLQRDYPIRQRGMPSMASSASRSVLSPETQQNLSHSPASSQNVGTDLKVSVGEVFRIIAGTSVRNLIDNSSFHDAPASFFTTTPFSNAQQNKKKLTTQRVPSVESSVLLGSFLGAVPPPSIMDHCKLARQGPTATSNQTFTFKSQSLPNGTRPVSCNGCFNANFPGLIENCGVCNTGMGNRSQKVEMVIVILTTHGAVDRRQAIRDTWASVTRNNTAHIRHVFLLGRVKDERSMKSAHEEQARHGDIIMYDFMDSYSNLTLKTLTAMRWATRFCGNARFLLKADDDMWINVPNLLNIARRENATLHTAVGGACRFNEQPIRSKNSKWYASVKAYPEKTYPGFCSGTTYVTSLNVARHVISVSPHVPFFYLEDVYVSLCIQRLGPPFKLKGLRGFFHGWSNPCKLRAEETVTVHQVSPAKLKEIWKAQCPSVTQ